One genomic segment of Streptomyces sp. RKND-216 includes these proteins:
- a CDS encoding Fur family transcriptional regulator: protein MVTTDWQSDLRARGYRLTPQRQLVLEAVDKLEHSTPDDILAEVRRTAGGVNISTVYRTLELLEELGLVSHAHLGHGAPTYHLADRHHHMHLVCRDCTEVIEAELSVADPFTAALRERFGFETDMKHFAIFGRCEKCRNRAAQEGEDGP from the coding sequence GTGGTGACCACCGACTGGCAGAGCGATCTGAGGGCGCGCGGGTACCGGCTGACCCCGCAGCGCCAGCTCGTACTGGAGGCCGTGGACAAGCTCGAGCACTCCACCCCCGACGACATCCTCGCCGAGGTGCGGAGGACCGCGGGCGGCGTGAACATCTCCACGGTCTACCGCACGCTGGAGCTGCTGGAGGAGCTGGGCCTGGTCTCGCACGCCCACCTGGGGCACGGCGCGCCGACGTACCACCTCGCGGACCGGCACCACCACATGCACCTGGTGTGCCGGGACTGCACCGAGGTCATCGAGGCGGAGCTGTCCGTCGCCGACCCCTTCACGGCCGCGCTGCGCGAGCGCTTCGGGTTCGAGACGGACATGAAGCACTTCGCGATCTTCGGACGCTGTGAGAAGTGCCGGAACCGGGCCGCGCAGGAGGGCGAGGACGGGCCGTAG
- a CDS encoding FABP family protein gives MIEIPSDLHPDLVPLAFLLGNWTGAGVAEFPGTDKCNFGQEVTFSHDGRDFLEYVSHSWVLDDEGKKTAPLETETGYWRIDAERKVEAVMIRDQGVAEVWYGELADQKPQIDLATDAIARTASAGEYSGGKRLYGYVKGDLMWVGEKATPEVPLRPYMSAHLKKVVDPSEWAKDLKDLPDDGIAFFK, from the coding sequence ATGATCGAGATTCCCTCCGACCTGCACCCGGACCTGGTTCCGCTCGCCTTCCTGCTCGGCAACTGGACCGGTGCGGGCGTCGCAGAATTCCCGGGCACGGACAAGTGCAACTTCGGCCAGGAGGTCACCTTCTCCCACGACGGGCGCGACTTCCTGGAGTACGTCTCGCACAGCTGGGTGCTCGACGACGAGGGGAAGAAGACCGCCCCGCTGGAGACCGAGACCGGCTACTGGCGCATCGACGCCGAGCGCAAGGTCGAGGCCGTGATGATCCGCGACCAGGGTGTCGCCGAGGTCTGGTACGGCGAGCTGGCCGACCAGAAGCCGCAGATCGACCTGGCCACCGACGCCATCGCACGCACCGCGTCCGCCGGCGAGTACAGCGGCGGAAAGCGGCTCTACGGCTACGTCAAGGGCGACCTGATGTGGGTCGGCGAGAAGGCCACCCCCGAGGTGCCGCTGCGGCCGTACATGTCCGCGCACCTGAAGAAGGTCGTCGATCCCAGCGAGTGGGCGAAGGACCTCAAGGACCTCCCGGACGACGGCATCGCCTTCTTCAAGTAG